The nucleotide window GCTATCCGGATGCGGGCATGGTCGGCATTGAGCCCCTGTGACTGCGGCCCTGCCATGCATTCGCTCTGTAGTCTTTGAAAGAAATAGGCCTTCAGCCCTTATGCAGTATGCGCAAGCAGCTACTATTTCAATAGCAAATATCGTCCGCTGTTACACCCTGTGACACGGAATTACCGTGGCTATGTATGCCCCTGCGGGGCGGCTCCGTTAGAGCTAGTAGGCCGCCTTGGCTTGCTTGAACCTCCAAAGGAAACCCTATGAAACCCCGCATTCTTGTGACCTCCCTGTTGCTGGCGCTGGGCACTGCCAGCGTATTTGCGCAAACCACAGCCGCCAGCACGGTGCAGCGCGATGTCAACCAGCAGACCCGTATCGAACAGGGCCTGCAAAGCGGCAGCCTCAACACCCGGGAAGCCGGGCGATTGGAAAAGGAAGAAAGCCGCATTGACCAGTTGCAAGCCAAAGACCTCAAGGACGGCAAGCTCACGCTGCGCGAACGCACCCAGTTGCGCCGCGCCCAGGACCATGCCAGCCAGGACATCCACGCCGCCAAGGCCAACGACATCCGCGGCAACCCGCAATCGGCCTCATCGCAGCGCATGCAGGCCGATGTGCGGCGCGATATCAACCAGGAAAAACGCATCGAACAAGGCGTCCAATCGGGCGCCCTGACCCACCGCGAAGCCGGACGGCTGGAGCATGGCCAGGCCCGTGTAGACCGCCGCGAAGCCAACGCAGCCCGCGATGGCCATGTGGGCCGATACGAACAAGCGGCAGTGCGGCGCGGTGAACAGCACCAAAGCCGCGAAATCTTCCAGCAGAAGCACGACGCCCAACACCACCGCGGCTAACCCTCCGGACCTTGCGCCCTCTGGCTGACCATGCAGCCGTGCAAGGCCAGGGCGGCGAGTTGGATCATACGCAGGCACTTTATGTATAAAAAGTGCCTGCAGCCCTTATAGATCGTGCGTAAGCAGCTACTGATTCAATAGCAATCTCAACCGCTGTGCACCCGGTTGCGCCCTGCCCGCTTGGCTTCGTACATCGCGGCATCGGCGGCGGAGATCAGTTGCATCAGGTTGTAGCCATGGATGCCGGAACTGGTCACCCCCATGCTGACGGTGTAGCGCACCGACTGGCCCTCGGCCGTGACCGTGGCCTGCTCCACCAGTTGGCGCAGGCGCTCGGCCACATTCACCGCACTGGTGCTGTTGAGCCCGTCCAGCACCAGCACAAACTCCTCGCCGCCATAGCGCGCCAACAGGTCGTTCGGGCGCAGTTGCCCCATCAGCAATACCGACAGATGGCGCAGCACTTCGTCACCCACCGGGTGGCCAAAGCTGTCGTTGATCTGCTTGAAGTGGTCGGCATCAATCATCACCACGGCCACACTGCGCAACCCCTGGCGGGCGCGCTGCATGATGCGCTGTCCCTGCAACTCCAGCGCGGCGCGGTTGAGTGCACCCGTCAGCGCGTCGATGGTCGAGAGCATGCGCAGCCGCTCGGCATACCGGCGCACCACCATGAGAATCAGGCCAAACATCACACACACCTGCCCCAGCGGAATCACGAACAGGGTGAAGTTCATGATCTCCATGGCCGCCTGGTCGCTGGCCTGCGGGTTGACCAGCAAATACCCACCGCGCACAAACAGGGACACGCCCAGCGCAACAAACCCGACCACGGTGACCGACACCCCATGCCCATTGCCATGGCGCAGCAGCGTGGCGGCGCACACCCAGTTCAACACGCCAAAATACATGCCTGTCAGCGCCAGCCGGGCCGGCAGACTGGGCTGGACCAGCGTGAAGTAAGCCGTCACCGCCAGCGGCACCAACACGATGCCGACCATCCAACCGATCCCCAGCTCCTGGCGCCCGAATATGCGCAGGCCGCGCAGGATCAGCGCCAGGCCCAGTCCCATCACACCGTAACTCAGGCAGGCGTGCACCAGGTCCGGCAACCCGGTGGCCGCCCCCAGAGCCAGCCCCAGGCAGGAGGCGATATTGCCCATGGCCCACAGGCGTTGTTCTTTCAGGGAATCGGTGTACAGGGCCGCAGAGATCAGCAGCCCGGTGGTCAGCAGCGTGAAGGCAATCTGGACCAGCAGCAGGGTATCTTGGTGAAACATAAGGCTTGATGTTACAAGCTGTTACACGGGTCGGCCGGGGTCGCGTCGGGCATATTCACGCCCCCAGGCAAATGGCCCGCTGTGACATCCGCCTTCTGGTGTGCGTTGGCCGAAGCCCGCAACGGATTCTGGATGTGCTTGGGCTGAACTTCGCCCTTCGACCAACGCAGGACTGACCGCGCGCGACACGCACGGCCTGGGTCCGTCAAGCCCTAGGGCAGGCCCATGGCGGTCATCTCGGGCGAGAGGTTGCGCCAGCTCGCGTCAAACCGGCCGGTAGCGTGGGGTACGACCTGCCCCATGGCACGCACGGCCTGGCGCACCCCGGCGCCCACGCTGTCAATCAGCGGCAAGGGCATGGCCGCTTGTATGGCTGCCGCCATGCCAGCCAGGCCGGCACCGCCCAAAATGATGGCTTGCACATCGAAGGCCTGTGCAGCCTGCTGGCAGGCCCGCGCCAGCAGCGCCTGCGCAGCCACCGGGTCTTGCGCGAGCTGCGCGCCGGTAGGCACCACGGTGTGGATGCCGGCCAGCGCAGCGCCAAAGCCCAGCGTCTGCGCGAGCCGGGTGAGCATGGGTTTCCAGCGTTCACCGCCGGTCACGATGGCAAAGCGGCCGTGTTGTGCGGCTTCAATGAATGCCGCCTCAGCCAGACCCGTCACGGGCGCCAAGCTGGTCTCACGCAGGGCCAGCAAACCGGGGTCACCAAAACAACCCACCAGCACCGCATCGGGCGGTGACTTGCGATCCACCATGGCCGCGGCCCAGATGTCCAGCGCGGCGTGGGCGGCTACCGCGTAACTGGCTTCACAGGCAATGTAGGGGGCGCCAAAACGCGCGGTGACAGTGCGCACATGGACCTCAGGGCCAACGATGGCCTGGGCATGGGTTTGCAACAAATCGCTGACGCTGTGCGAAGTGTTGGGATTGAGTATCAACAGCTCGCGCATGGCGAATTACTTGGCCAGCAGGGGCTCTGCAACGGCGGCATCTGTAGCGCCAAACAGGGAAATCAGGTCGGGCGTGTCCGCCGCTGGCGGCGTGAACTGCAACTGCTGTTCGAGTTGCTCCAGGTGTTCACGCATCAGGCGCGCGGCCTCGCGCGTATCGCGCAGGCGGATCGCGTCGAGCAGCGCGCGGTGTTCCTTGCAACCGCAGGAGGTGGCTTCCACGCGCGACTGCGTGTGGTTGTTGCTGTAGGTCATGAGGATCAGCGAGGTGCGTGACACCAGCTCACGCAACACACGCCCCAGCGTCTGGTGGTCCGACGCGTTGGCAATGTGCAGATGAAAATCCCCCGAGAGGCGGATGGCACGGCGCATGTCGCCGCTGGCGCGGGCCGCTTCTTCCTCGTTGATGCACTGCGTGAGCGTGGCAATGTCCGCAGGCCCGGCGCTGGCGATGAAACATTCGATCAGTGTGGGCTCGATCATGCGGCGCACCTCAAACACCTCGCGCGCCTCTTTCTCGGTGGGCTGGGCCACGGTGGCGCCGCGGTTGGGCGTGAGCGTGACGATCTGCTCGTTGGCCAGGCGCACCAGCACCGGACGGATGCGCGTGCGCGACACGCCAAAGGCCGTGGCCAGGCGGTCTTCGATCAATTTGGTCCCGGGCGGCAGGCGGTGGTCCAGGATGGTGGCCACCATGCGCTCGTAGATTTCATTCTCGGTCAGTGCAACAAATTCGGTCATGTATCTCGCTTGGCCTGCTGTCGTGCAGCCAACAGTTTGGACAGCCCCACGGCCAGTCCCATCACGAGAAACGATACCACCATGGTGACCGTGCCCAGCGCGTAGATCGATGGCGTGGTGACGGTGGTGGTCAGGCCTTGCAGTTCGAGTGGCAGCGTATTCACATCACCAATGGCCTGTGAGGTACGCGCAATTTCGTCCCAGCTCAGCGTGAAGCCGAACATGCCGATACCGACCACCGAAGGTGCAATCAACGGCAGCACCACATGGCGGAAACCTTGCCACGGCGTGGCACCCAGATCACGCGCTGCTTCTTCGTAGGCCGGGTTGAAGCGGTTGAAGATGGCAAACATGATCAGCAGGCCAAACGGCAGCGTCCAGGTCAGGTGGGCGCCCAGGGCGGAGGTGTAAATACCCAGCGCGGTGCCGTAGTTCTCCAGCACGCCGTCCATGCCAAACGCCTCCAGCATTTTCTTGATGGCGCCATCGAGCAGGCGAAACTCCAGCCCAATGCCCAGCGAGACGATGATGGACGGCATGATCAGGCTGGCAACTACCGTGAAGAACAGAATGTGGCCGCCACGCAGCTTCTTGCGAAAGGCCAGACCGGCCAACACCGAGAACACGATGGTGAAGGCCATGACCGTGAGGCCCAGGCCCAGCGAACGGTAGAGCGCCGCGCCAATGTCCACCACGCCCAGTCCCTCCGCCAACTTGTGGAACCAGTGCAGCGACAGGCCGCGCATCGGAAACGTCAAGCCGCCCTCAGGGCCCTGAAAACTCAGCACCACAATAACCAGCATGGGCCCGTAGAGGAACAGCACATAGGCCGCAAAGAACAGGGCCAAGGCCCAGAAGGCGGCGGAGCGGTCTTTGGTTTGCATCTCAGAGCTCCTTGCGAATGTCGACCATGCGGGTCAGCGCCCAGATGATCATGAGCACCAAGCTCAGCAGCACCACCGCGTTGGCCGCAGCCAGCGGGAACTGCAGGTACGAGGTCTGCACCTGGATGATCTTGCCGACCGAGGCGATCTGCTGCCCGCCCATGACGCCGATGGTGACGAAGTCGCCCATGACGATGGTGATGACGAAGATAGAGCCGATGATGATGCCGGTGCGGCACAGCGGAATGATCACATTCCACAGCGTTTGCCAGGCCGTGGCACCGCTGTCGCTGGCGGCCTCGATCAGGCTGCGGTCGATGCGCATCATGCTGTTGAAGATGGGCACGATCATGAAGGTGGTGAACAGGTGCACAAAGGCCAGCACCACCGAGAAATCAGAAAACAGCAGCCACTCAATCGGCTTGTCGACGAGGCCCATGGTGGCAAGCGCGTCGTTGACCAAACCATTGCGGCCCAAGAGCGGCACCCAGGCAATCATGCGGATCACGTTGGACGTCCAGAACGGGATGGTGCACAACACAAACAGCACCACCTGCACGCCGCTGGAGCGCACATGGAAGGCCAGGAAATACGACACCGTGAACCCGATGACCAACGTGAGCAGCCACACCAGCACACTGAACTTGAAGGTGGACAGGTAGGTCTTGACGGTGACGCACATGTCACCCGCCTCGTTGCGGGACAGACAGCCGTCGAAGATGGCCACGTAGTTCTTCAACGTGAAGCCGGGCAGCATCTCGTACTGGTTGTAGTCCCAGAAACTCACCATCAGCACCAGGGCCAATGGAATCAGGAAAAACACGGCAAACACCGCAGTCAGCGGCAGGGCCTGCCACCAAGCTGCAATGCTACGGCCCGGTGCCGATGCCGCCGGGAGCGAGGATGCTGCTGAAGGTGCGCTCATAAATGCCTATTCACTAAAGTAGTCCAGGCCCGCCCAGGGCGCGCGTAGCGCCGCCTGTTCCAGCAAACACCGCGGGACTGGCTTTGCCAGACCGCTGGTGTTGCCCCCTTGAGGGTGGGAACGGGCGACACGCAGTGCGCCCGGACGGGGGTGTGCCACAGTTAAGCAGCCACAAACTCGTTCCACTTCTGGACCATGTAGGCGTTTTCGTCCATCACGGCGTTCCAGCAGGCAATGCCACCCATGCGCTGTTCGTAGCTGCCGCCATCGCGGCTTTCGCCCTTCTTGGCCAACACATCGCCGTTGGGGCTCTTGATGTCTTGCGTGGCGGGCTTGCCTTCCATCCAGTAGGCCCACTCGTAGGCTTCCATCTTGGCTTTGGCGGTGTCCAGCACAGCGCTGTAGTAGCCCTGGCGGTTCAGGTAGGCACCGGCCCAGCCGTCGAGGAACCAGTTGATGAACTCGTAGGCACCGTCCAGCTTCTTGCCAGACAGGGTGGCGGGCAGGCCGAAGCCGGACGCCCAGGCGCGATAGCCCTCTTTCAGTGGCTGGAAGTTGCAGGCAATGCCCTTGGTGCGCACGGCAGTCACCGCGGGCGACCACATCGACTGGATCACCACTTCGCCGGAAGCCATCAGGTTGACGGACTCGTTGAAGTCTTTCCACAGGCTGCGGAACTGGCCTTGCTTCTTGGCTTCAATCAGGGTCTTGATCGTCAGATCAATTTCCTTCTTGGTCATGTTGCCCTTGTCGGGGTACTTGTAGATGCCCATGGCTTCCACGACCATCGCCGCATCCATGATGCCGATGGAAGGAATGTTCAGGATCGCGGCCTTGCCCTTGAATTCGGGGTTCAGCAGCTCGGCCCAGGAAGAGATGGGGCGCTTGATCAGGTCGGGGCGGATGCCCAGCGTGTCGGCGTTGTACACGGTGGGGATGAGCGACATGAATTGGGTGGGCGTGGCGGAGAATTTCTTGCTCTTTTCGCCTTCCAGGTAGATCACCTTCTTGGGTGCGGTGCCTTGGTCGCCGACCTTTTTGCCACCCACTTCACCCTTGGTGAACAGGGTGGTGATCTTGTCCGCATTCTTGATGCGCTTGACGTCAATGCCCTTCAGGTTGCCGGTGGGCACGATGTTCTTGAGCGAGAAGTACTCGGAGTCAATCAGGTCGAAGCTGTTGGGCGCAGTCACGGCGCGTTTGGTCACGTCATCGGTGGTGACGGCCACGTACTGGATCTTGATGCCGGTGTCTTTTTCAAACTTTTCCGCAATTGCCTTGTCCTGGTTCACCGCAGTGCCCAGGTAGCGCAGCACGATGGGGTCGGCAGCATGCACCGCGGGGAAGATGCCAGTAGCCAAGATACCAGCAGTGCCTTTGAGCAGACTACGGCGCTGCATGGTCGCGGCGGTGGAGAGGGTGTCTTTCAGATCGTCAGCCATGGGAAAACTCCTTGAGGAAGGTCGGGAGGGGGTTAAAAACTTCTTGCGAAGACAGGGGAAACGGGAGGGAAAATCAGGCCGGCAGCGGGTGTGCCGCCGTGGGCGCCCAGCGCAGTTGCACGGTCTCGCCCACGGCATAGGGCCGCTGGGCAAAGGTGGCTTCGGACACCATCACCGATATCTCGGCAGTGGTGTGGGCGGTGTAAGTGGCGCCGGCTTTTTGCAGACCCAGCAGCACATAGGTGCCCTGGTATTCCACATCGGTGATCACCGCACGTTTGGTATGGGGCGCGTCGGTCGTGTCGTCGCTGGCGGGGGCCACCTGCATGTGGTCGGTGCGCACACCGATCTTGCCGTCCGGCGTCTCCAGCACGTTGTGGCCACCCATGAAGCGCGCGACAAACTCGCTGCTCGGGTGGTTGTAGACCTCGTGCGGGCTGCCCACCTGTTCGATCACGCCGTGGTTCATCACCACCATGGTGTCAGCCAGGGCCATGGCCTCTTCCTGCGAGTGGGTCACGTGGATGAAGGTCAGTCCCAGTTCTTTTTGCCAGCGGCGCAGCTCGGCACGCATCTGGATACGCAAAAACGGGTCGAGCGCAGAGAGGGGTTCGTCCAGCAGCAACACACGCGGCTGGGTAATCAGGGCACGCGCCAGCGCCACGCGCTGTTGCTGGCCACCGGACAACTCGGCCGGTTTGCGGTCGGCCAGATGGCCCATGGCCACGCGCTGCAGCAGGTCCTGCGCCTTGGCGTGGCGCTCGGCCTTGTCCACGCCTTTCATCTTGAGGCTGAAGGCCACGTTGTCCAGCGCGCTCAAGTGCGGGAACAGTGCAAAACTCTGGAACATCATGGCCGTGCCGCGCTCGGCGGCGGGCAGGTCGGTGATGTTGCGGTTCTCCAGCAGGATGTCACCGCTGCTGACCGATTCGTGCCCGGCAATCATGCGCAGCGTGGTGCTCTTGCCGCAGCCGGAGGGTCCCAGCAAACAGCAGTAACTACCGCTGGCGATGCGCAGGTTGATGTTGTCTACGGCCGGCTTACCTTGTGCGTACTGTTTGGTCAGCGCGACAATTTCAATAGCGGCAGGTTGGAGGCTGGCGGTAGCGTTCATGCCAAGCTCTTACGCAAAGCCTGTGCCAGGTTTTGTACGCAATTTTTAAAGACACTGTATGCAAAATGCACTTTGCTTGTGCATGGCGTGCTGCGTCGCAGCAATCCGGTGCGCCGGAAAGCGCGTGGAAATGGTGCAGCGCCTTGGTTCTGTGCGTTGGGTGGCTTGCTGAAGGCTTCGACAAGGCCTGTCCTGAGCCTGTCGAAGGGCTCAGCCCGAACGGAAGTACCGTTTCAGCATGCCCTTAAGCAAACAGGCCGTGCAAGTACCAGGCGCCGTCTTCCGCCCGGCCCTGCAGACCCAGGCGCTCCTGGTAGATCCACACCAAACCGGCCTGCGCGCTGCGCGCCACAAAGTAGTCACGCAATGCGGGCGCGCCTTCCAGCCAGCCGGCCTCCAGCCGCTGCGGCCCGGCCAGCAGCGTCAGTGGCCCCTGGTACTGCGGGCACTGCTGCTGCACCGCCAGCTTGAGCGGCGCGGCCAGCAGCCAGGTGGGGTAAAGGCTGGCCTGCGCTGGAAATTCAGCATCATTGAGGCCTGTAGCCCTTATGGAATGTGCGCGAGCAGCTCCTGTTTTCATAGCGCTTTCATTACCCTGCGCCGCCCAGGGCTGCCAGTGCTGCATGCATTCGGGCCGGTGATCCGCCGCCTGCTGCGCGCACAAGACCTGACTGGGCCCTAACCGGGCGCCCAGGCGCTCCAGCATCTGGTGCAGGCTGTCGCCGCTGCGCGCCTCGTCGGGCAGCAGGCTCCACGACTCGCCTGCCAGCGCCTGGGTCTGCAGCGTGCGCAGCCGCAGGTAGAGCACCGGCGCGGGCAGGGTCACGCGCGCGAGTTGCTCACCCATCAGGCGCTGCAAGTGCTGCATATCTTGTGTGGCCTGCGCGGTGCGCAGCAACAGGCGGCCCTGCCCTTCGCCGTTGTGGTGCTTATCTATATGTGCTGCATTGCTTCGCCGCGCGTCCAACTCCCACAACAGCTCCAGCTCCAGCACGCCCCTGCTTCGCGCCTGCAGCCACAGCCGCAACTGGGCCAGCAAGCGGCGCGCGCCAAACAGCAGGGCCGGTGCAGCGTCCACTGCGGCGGACAGCTCCAGCGGCATGTCAAACACCTCGGGCAGCGTGAGCCAGGGGTAAACCTCGGGCTGCTGGCCATAGGCGCGGTCCAGCGCATCCACCAAGCCCGCGCCAAAGCGGCGCACCAGCCCGCCGCGCGGGAGCGCGCGCAGTTGGCCCCAGGTGCGGCAGCCCAACCGCGTGAGCAATGGCAGGTGCGGGCGGGCGGCAGCCAGTGCGTGCAGCGGCAGGCGGTCGGCAGGCGCATCTACCGCGCCGCCCCACAGGCGCCCAAGCGCTATCAAAGAAGTAGCACCTTGCGCACATTCCACGGGGGCCAGAGCCTGATTTGGCTTGAATATCTGCCCCACCAGCGCGGCCCGGCCACCAAACAGGCGTTCGCTGCCCGACACCTCCAGCACCAACGCGTCGTCCACGCGCGCCACCATCGGCGTGAACTGCAGCGCCCACCAGGCCCAGGCGCTGTGCGGGTCTGCCAGCGCGGCATCAGGCGCGGGCTGCAGTGCGATCCAGTGCATGGCCGGGCCTCCACGCTTGGGCCGCCAGCAGCATGGACAGCCGCGCCGGCCGCGCTGCCAGATGCAGCGGCTGTGCCAGCGGCGGGCCACGGCGTTTGTGCACCTGCACTTCCAGTGCGTCCTCTGCGCCCGGTGCGCCGGGCGTGCCGTCCTGTGGAACGCGCGGGCCCATATGCAGGCGCAGCGCCGCAGGAGACGGCGCGTTCTGCGTGGTGGCGGGGCGCATCACAAACAAGAGCTTGTGGTGTTCGGCCGCCGCAATCTGCAGGCGGCGCAACTGGTCCGAACGCACGGCTTCCTTGCGCCCCTCGGGCAGCCAGACCAGCACCGCGTCCACCGGCGCGCAACGCAAGGCCTGCTCGGCAGCCCACAGGCGCGCAGACAGCGCCTGCGCCGTCACCCACAGCAGCCGCGCGGTACGCAGTCCTTGGGCCGCCAGGGCCGGGGCAAATGGCGGATGCGGCGCACCCACCAGCACCACCGGACCGCTGCCACAGCGTGCCAGCGCGGGCAACAACAGCCGCCATTCGCTGTGCACACCCTGTGGCTGCAGCAGCTCAACCAGCGCGCCAATGGGCCAGCCACCACCGGGCAATTGCGCGTCCAGCAGCCGGTCGCCCGTGGCCAGCACCTGCGCAGGTGCCCCCGCCAGCGCGTCCGCGTGCCAGACGTCGGACGGCAATGACTGCAAAGAGAGGGAAACGGGAGAGCGAGACACGGCAAGGCTTTGGAATAAATACTGTATTTATTCACAGTATAATTCCGACCTTCCAAACTGCAAGTGGCAGAGGCTATTGCGGGTGGCGTGTGTAGGGGCGATGGTCTGTTGGTGGGGCTGTGGCTTTTCGTTCGTTGCCGACGTGGCATCTGACCTTACCGGTCGATTCGCCGCCAGAAATGGACCTTCAACATTCCTACTAAAAACGGCTATGGAATCCCCCGCATGGGGGATAGACCAAAACACATGGGGTCGGCAAAATGCCGCGGCCAGCTTGCTCTATTTCGCAGAACTTTTATAACTGTACGAATCAGCCGTGCATTGCTTGCAAAGCCAGACTGCAAGCGGACTTCATAGGGATTTCATGGCCAAAATATCGAGCACACGCCAGTTTATCGAGCAGGTTTTTCTTTATACATTGCGTTAGGCACCGACGAATCTACCTCGCACCTTCTTTCACAGCTAGCATTAATCGATATATATCTAGAGGGAACCTCATGTACTTTCAAGTCGTCATCGAGACAAACGAAAAGATCGGCAAACAAAGCAAGAACAAGCAGTACTTCGAGCTAGACAAGACTGACCTTTCAGACATTGAGACACGAGTCCTAATGCCGTTCTTTCGAGGTGAAGACTTTCAGTTCGATGGCTACTTCCTCAGCAAAGCAGAGGTCAAGCGAATTGCCATTAAGCAGACCGAGAAGACAGTAGCTGAGCTTTCGAAATACGAGAACGATCACATGCCATCCAACGTGATCATGTTCGTTTCTCCGAGAGACATTGTTGGGTACGACAGGCACACCAAGGACATTACCAACGAGGTGTTCGACCGCGTTAAGGCCAATCTATCAAAGGCGACTCCAGCCATGCTTTCAGAGGTCAAAGCCAAGAAGGTTGAAATCCTCGATCAATCAAAGGTTTTCATAGTTCACGGACGAGACGATCTGGCCAAGATCTCGGCGGCAAGATTCGTCGAACAGCTCGGGCTAAAGGCGGTAATCCTTCACGAGCAGGTGAGTGGTGGCAAGACCATCATCGAGAAAATTGAGGAGCACACCAACGTCGGCTTTGCATTGGTTCTGTATACGCCTTGTGACTCAGGTAGCTTGGTGGGTGATACGCCAAAGCCTCGCGCTCGGCAGAACGTCGTCTTTGAACACGGGTATCTAATTTCAAAGCTAGGTCGGCGTAACGTTTGCGCGCTCGTGAAGGCAGGCACAGAAATCCCAAACGACATTAATGGCGTGGTCTATGTGCCTCTAGATGATCATGGCGCTTGGCACATTGCTGTCGCAAAAGAGCTGAGAAATGCTGGTTACAGCGTCGATATGAACAAGGTTATCTAGCAGGCCACACATCGAGAGGACTCTTTGCGGCCTACGGCCTCCAAGCGCCCCTCACGTCAAACGTTGGATGCCCGCTTCCACCGTTAGTGGGGACTGCATTGGTTCGAGAGCAGTCTGCAGGCCGACCAACATTCCCCAGCCCCCATGCCTACGTCCCGCATGGCCCAACTCACCTACTTCGGCTGCAGCAAATCCCACTGGTTGCCAAAGCGGTCGCGAAACACCGCCACGGTGGCGTAGCTTTCCTCGCGCGGCGTTTCCAGGAACTCCACACCGCGGGACTGGTAGGCGCGGTAGTCGCGCCAGAAGTCGTCGGTGTTCAGAAAGAGGAACACGCGCCCACCGGTCTGGTCACCGATGCGCTGCGTTTGCGCCTCGCCTTTGGCGCGGGCCAGCAGCAGGCGTGTGCCTGTGGAGCCCGGTGGTCCCGGCGGTGCGACCAGCACCCAGCGCTGGCCGTTGGGCATGGCAATGTCTTCCACCAGCTCAAATCCCAGCACATCGCAGTAGTAGGCAATGGCTTCGTCGTAATCGGGCACCAGCAGGGCCACGTTGGCAATCGACTGCATATGCCTTACTCCGCAGCGTGCACCACGTGCTGCCCGATCTCGGGCCAGCGGCGGCGCATGTAAAACCAGGAACACAGGCCCACGCTCATCATCAGGAGCGAGGCCGTGGCCAGCCCCACGGTGGAGTGCATCACCAGCGGTGAAATCACGCCCGCCACGATGCCATTGGCCGTGGAGCCCACAAACATCTGCAGGCTGGAGGCCATGCCACGGCGATCCGGGTGCAGGTCCAGCACCAGGAGTGTCACCACCGGCACCATCATCGCCCAGCCAAAGGCAAAGATGCCCAGCGGCAGCAGTGCCCACGACACATGGGCCTTGAACAGCAGATTGGCCACCAGGTTGACCACGCCAATCACCAGCATGATGGCAAAGCCGTTGCGGATCTGCCGTTTGGGCGTGAGCTTGCCCGCCGTGCGGCCACTCACATACGCCCCGGCCATGATGCCGCCAATGGTGATCATGAAACACCAGAAGAACTGCTGCGGCTGCAGTTCCAGCAGCTCCCCCAGAAACACCGGCGCACTGAGCACATACAGAAACATGCCGTTGAACGGAATGCCGCTGGCCAATGCCAGCAGCACAAAACGCGGATCCGAGCCCAGTTGCCAGTAACCGGCCATCAGGTTCCGCACCTGGAACGGCTGACGCTGGTCCCGGTGCAGCGTTTCGGGCAGCAGCTTATAGTTGGCAATCCACAGCAGCACACCCACGCCGCTGAGGAACCAGAAGATCGCGTGCCAGCTCGCATGGATCAGCAGCCAGCCGCCCACCATGGGCGCAATGGCGGGGGCCACG belongs to Rhodoferax saidenbachensis and includes:
- a CDS encoding sensor domain-containing diguanylate cyclase, with translation MFHQDTLLLVQIAFTLLTTGLLISAALYTDSLKEQRLWAMGNIASCLGLALGAATGLPDLVHACLSYGVMGLGLALILRGLRIFGRQELGIGWMVGIVLVPLAVTAYFTLVQPSLPARLALTGMYFGVLNWVCAATLLRHGNGHGVSVTVVGFVALGVSLFVRGGYLLVNPQASDQAAMEIMNFTLFVIPLGQVCVMFGLILMVVRRYAERLRMLSTIDALTGALNRAALELQGQRIMQRARQGLRSVAVVMIDADHFKQINDSFGHPVGDEVLRHLSVLLMGQLRPNDLLARYGGEEFVLVLDGLNSTSAVNVAERLRQLVEQATVTAEGQSVRYTVSMGVTSSGIHGYNLMQLISAADAAMYEAKRAGRNRVHSG
- a CDS encoding aspartate/glutamate racemase family protein, translating into MRELLILNPNTSHSVSDLLQTHAQAIVGPEVHVRTVTARFGAPYIACEASYAVAAHAALDIWAAAMVDRKSPPDAVLVGCFGDPGLLALRETSLAPVTGLAEAAFIEAAQHGRFAIVTGGERWKPMLTRLAQTLGFGAALAGIHTVVPTGAQLAQDPVAAQALLARACQQAAQAFDVQAIILGGAGLAGMAAAIQAAMPLPLIDSVGAGVRQAVRAMGQVVPHATGRFDASWRNLSPEMTAMGLP
- a CDS encoding GntR family transcriptional regulator; this encodes MTEFVALTENEIYERMVATILDHRLPPGTKLIEDRLATAFGVSRTRIRPVLVRLANEQIVTLTPNRGATVAQPTEKEAREVFEVRRMIEPTLIECFIASAGPADIATLTQCINEEEAARASGDMRRAIRLSGDFHLHIANASDHQTLGRVLRELVSRTSLILMTYSNNHTQSRVEATSCGCKEHRALLDAIRLRDTREAARLMREHLEQLEQQLQFTPPAADTPDLISLFGATDAAVAEPLLAK
- a CDS encoding ABC transporter permease; this translates as MQTKDRSAAFWALALFFAAYVLFLYGPMLVIVVLSFQGPEGGLTFPMRGLSLHWFHKLAEGLGVVDIGAALYRSLGLGLTVMAFTIVFSVLAGLAFRKKLRGGHILFFTVVASLIMPSIIVSLGIGLEFRLLDGAIKKMLEAFGMDGVLENYGTALGIYTSALGAHLTWTLPFGLLIMFAIFNRFNPAYEEAARDLGATPWQGFRHVVLPLIAPSVVGIGMFGFTLSWDEIARTSQAIGDVNTLPLELQGLTTTVTTPSIYALGTVTMVVSFLVMGLAVGLSKLLAARQQAKRDT
- a CDS encoding ABC transporter permease; amino-acid sequence: MSAPSAASSLPAASAPGRSIAAWWQALPLTAVFAVFFLIPLALVLMVSFWDYNQYEMLPGFTLKNYVAIFDGCLSRNEAGDMCVTVKTYLSTFKFSVLVWLLTLVIGFTVSYFLAFHVRSSGVQVVLFVLCTIPFWTSNVIRMIAWVPLLGRNGLVNDALATMGLVDKPIEWLLFSDFSVVLAFVHLFTTFMIVPIFNSMMRIDRSLIEAASDSGATAWQTLWNVIIPLCRTGIIIGSIFVITIVMGDFVTIGVMGGQQIASVGKIIQVQTSYLQFPLAAANAVVLLSLVLMIIWALTRMVDIRKEL
- a CDS encoding ABC transporter substrate-binding protein gives rise to the protein MADDLKDTLSTAATMQRRSLLKGTAGILATGIFPAVHAADPIVLRYLGTAVNQDKAIAEKFEKDTGIKIQYVAVTTDDVTKRAVTAPNSFDLIDSEYFSLKNIVPTGNLKGIDVKRIKNADKITTLFTKGEVGGKKVGDQGTAPKKVIYLEGEKSKKFSATPTQFMSLIPTVYNADTLGIRPDLIKRPISSWAELLNPEFKGKAAILNIPSIGIMDAAMVVEAMGIYKYPDKGNMTKKEIDLTIKTLIEAKKQGQFRSLWKDFNESVNLMASGEVVIQSMWSPAVTAVRTKGIACNFQPLKEGYRAWASGFGLPATLSGKKLDGAYEFINWFLDGWAGAYLNRQGYYSAVLDTAKAKMEAYEWAYWMEGKPATQDIKSPNGDVLAKKGESRDGGSYEQRMGGIACWNAVMDENAYMVQKWNEFVAA
- a CDS encoding ABC transporter ATP-binding protein, with translation MNATASLQPAAIEIVALTKQYAQGKPAVDNINLRIASGSYCCLLGPSGCGKSTTLRMIAGHESVSSGDILLENRNITDLPAAERGTAMMFQSFALFPHLSALDNVAFSLKMKGVDKAERHAKAQDLLQRVAMGHLADRKPAELSGGQQQRVALARALITQPRVLLLDEPLSALDPFLRIQMRAELRRWQKELGLTFIHVTHSQEEAMALADTMVVMNHGVIEQVGSPHEVYNHPSSEFVARFMGGHNVLETPDGKIGVRTDHMQVAPASDDTTDAPHTKRAVITDVEYQGTYVLLGLQKAGATYTAHTTAEISVMVSEATFAQRPYAVGETVQLRWAPTAAHPLPA